The following are encoded together in the Thermosipho atlanticus DSM 15807 genome:
- the glpX gene encoding class II fructose-bisphosphatase — protein MSKVPKEITLELVRVTEAAALMASRHLGRGNKETVDKIASDSMRGMLDYIDMKGVVVIGEGEKDNAPMLYIGEKVGNWEEDTPELDIAVDPIDGTRLVAYGLPNAISVIAATDRGAIEYLPTFYSYKLAVGPELAGKLDINASIRENLRVAAAILNIDISELTVVILNRERHREIIEEVRRVGARIKLISDGDIAAAIATALPESYVNIYLGIGGSPEAILAAAALKSLGGEIQLKLWPIDENERNLMAEKGYDANRVYKTDDLIKSDNVIFAATGVTDGDLLRGVKYTKNIAITESLVMRSKTKTLRRIISHHNLKYKTIPLKSEGEVRFLNGKKTTNNKMK, from the coding sequence GTGAGTAAAGTACCTAAAGAAATTACCTTGGAATTAGTAAGGGTAACTGAAGCTGCAGCATTAATGGCTAGTAGACATTTGGGGAGGGGGAATAAGGAAACAGTTGATAAAATTGCTAGTGATTCTATGCGGGGAATGTTAGATTACATAGATATGAAAGGAGTAGTAGTAATAGGTGAAGGAGAAAAAGACAATGCTCCTATGCTTTACATAGGCGAAAAAGTTGGAAATTGGGAAGAAGATACTCCTGAGTTGGATATAGCTGTTGATCCTATAGATGGTACTAGACTTGTGGCATACGGGCTTCCAAATGCGATTAGTGTAATTGCTGCTACAGATAGAGGGGCTATCGAATACTTACCAACTTTTTATTCCTACAAATTAGCAGTTGGGCCAGAACTTGCTGGAAAACTTGATATAAACGCGTCAATTAGGGAAAACTTACGAGTGGCAGCTGCTATCTTGAACATAGATATTTCCGAACTTACTGTGGTAATTTTAAACAGAGAAAGACATAGAGAAATCATAGAAGAGGTTAGAAGAGTAGGTGCTAGGATAAAACTAATAAGTGATGGGGATATAGCTGCCGCAATTGCAACAGCTCTTCCAGAAAGTTATGTGAATATTTACTTAGGTATAGGTGGTTCACCAGAAGCTATTTTAGCGGCAGCAGCCTTAAAATCATTAGGAGGAGAAATTCAATTAAAGTTATGGCCTATAGATGAAAATGAAAGGAATCTAATGGCAGAAAAGGGATATGACGCAAATAGAGTTTACAAAACGGATGATTTGATTAAAAGTGACAATGTTATTTTTGCGGCAACTGGAGTGACTGATGGAGATTTGCTTAGAGGAGTGAAATACACAAAAAATATTGCAATAACTGAATCATTAGTAATGAGGTCAAAAACAAAGACTTTGAGAAGAATTATTTCTCATCATAATCTCAAATACAAGACTATTCCTTTAAAATCTGAAGGTGAAGTAAGATTTTTAAATGGTAAAAAAACGACGAATAATAAGATGAAGTAA
- a CDS encoding pseudouridine synthase encodes MRLDKFLSNAGVGSRKKVKYLIKDGRVRVEGEIIKNPSFEVEENQKVYLDNDEIVPYHKVYIVMYKPAGFTSSKSEFERNIFEFINHPYLKKLHIVGRLDKDVRGLLLLTNDGEFTHKVISPKSKIEKEYLVRIEGKLTEEKIKMVERGIELKNGVKFAPAKIKKVNEDMISIIITEGKFHEVKLITKAIGLMYKEIVRIRIGKLKLEDFGLHPGEWVEVPYKKIRLALEK; translated from the coding sequence ATGAGGCTTGACAAATTTCTTTCAAATGCAGGTGTTGGAAGTAGAAAAAAAGTAAAATATCTTATAAAAGATGGGCGAGTTAGAGTTGAAGGTGAAATAATTAAAAATCCTTCATTTGAGGTAGAGGAAAATCAGAAGGTCTATTTGGATAACGATGAAATAGTACCTTATCATAAAGTTTACATAGTAATGTATAAACCTGCAGGGTTTACTTCCAGTAAATCTGAATTTGAAAGGAACATATTTGAGTTTATTAATCATCCTTATTTAAAAAAACTCCATATAGTTGGAAGGTTAGACAAAGATGTAAGGGGACTTCTATTATTAACAAATGATGGAGAATTCACTCATAAAGTAATTTCCCCCAAGTCAAAAATAGAGAAAGAGTATCTTGTAAGAATAGAAGGGAAACTAACGGAAGAAAAAATTAAAATGGTTGAAAGAGGGATTGAATTAAAAAATGGAGTAAAATTTGCTCCAGCTAAAATTAAAAAAGTAAATGAAGATATGATATCGATAATTATTACAGAAGGAAAGTTCCATGAGGTGAAATTAATAACTAAAGCAATTGGGTTAATGTATAAAGAAATTGTAAGAATAAGAATAGGGAAATTAAAATTAGAAGATTTTGGGTTACATCCCGGAGAGTGGGTAGAAGTCCCTTATAAAAAGATAAGATTAGCGTTGGAAAAATAA
- the folP gene encoding dihydropteroate synthase: MEYYLNENKKMVFDHTYIMGIVNVTPDSFFPGSRISKDKLIDTVAKMIKDGAEIIDVGGESTRPGADEVPLEEELNRVVPAIEIIKNKFDIIVSVDTYKSKVAYESLKVGADIINDISAFRFDEKMVDVAKKFDCPVILMHMKGTPKNMQKNPFYEDPISEIFEFLKERIIFAQQNGINKIIIDPGIGFGKRLIDNLLIIKHIKKFKELGYPILLGASRKSMIGMILDLPVEERLEGTLAITAVGVMNGVDIIRVHDVKENYRVVKVVESILKS, encoded by the coding sequence ATGGAATATTATTTAAATGAAAATAAAAAAATGGTATTTGATCACACCTATATAATGGGTATAGTTAACGTTACTCCTGACTCGTTTTTTCCAGGGAGTAGAATAAGTAAAGATAAATTGATCGACACCGTAGCAAAAATGATAAAAGATGGAGCAGAGATTATTGATGTAGGAGGCGAAAGCACTAGACCTGGAGCAGATGAAGTGCCACTTGAGGAAGAATTAAATAGAGTTGTTCCCGCTATAGAAATTATAAAAAATAAATTTGATATAATTGTTTCAGTAGATACTTATAAATCAAAAGTAGCATACGAAAGTTTAAAAGTAGGCGCAGATATTATAAATGATATTAGTGCCTTTAGGTTTGATGAAAAAATGGTTGATGTAGCTAAAAAATTTGATTGTCCAGTGATTTTGATGCACATGAAAGGTACCCCAAAAAACATGCAAAAAAACCCATTTTATGAAGATCCGATTTCAGAAATTTTCGAGTTTTTAAAAGAAAGAATAATTTTTGCTCAACAAAATGGAATAAATAAGATAATTATTGATCCAGGCATAGGTTTTGGGAAAAGATTAATTGATAACCTACTTATAATCAAACATATTAAGAAATTTAAAGAGTTGGGATATCCTATTTTATTAGGAGCAAGTAGAAAATCAATGATAGGAATGATTTTGGATCTTCCAGTTGAAGAACGTTTGGAAGGAACATTGGCAATAACTGCTGTTGGTGTTATGAATGGTGTAGATATAATTAGAGTGCACGACGTAAAAGAAAATTATAGAGTGGTCAAAGTTGTGGAAAGTATATTAAAAAGTTAG
- a CDS encoding GntP family permease has protein sequence MAVWLIILLLLTILFIVISTVRWKLHPFLALIFSAFIFGLLSGMNFKDILSSITAGFGGTLGSIGIVIVAGTIIGVFLERSGGAFTMAESILKITGKKNVPLAMGIIGYIVSIPVFCDSGFVILSPLNKAMSKRAKITLAVSAITLSLGLYATHTMVPPTPGPVAAAGILNADLGIVIIWGLIVSIPSLIVGWLFALKFASKIQIDPEPDMTEEEISNTMKDAPSSKKAFLPLIVPIILIVFKSISDFPTRPFGDGALRTFFGFIGHPVTALIIGVLIAFLLPKKLEKNMLSVNGWVGKAVLNAGVIILITGAGGAFGKVLQNSGIASVLGESLANAKLGIWLPFLIAAAIKSAQGSSTVAIITTASLMAPLMDPLGFTAPIAKALVVVAIGAGSMVVSHANDSYFWVVTQFSNMDVKTGYKLQTFGTLVEGLTAAIIVWLISIPLI, from the coding sequence ATGGCTGTTTGGTTAATTATTCTACTACTTTTGACAATTCTGTTCATTGTAATTTCCACTGTTAGATGGAAACTTCATCCTTTTCTCGCTTTGATATTCTCTGCGTTTATTTTTGGACTTTTGTCTGGTATGAATTTTAAAGACATTTTATCTTCAATCACTGCGGGATTTGGTGGCACTCTGGGATCTATTGGAATTGTCATAGTTGCTGGAACAATTATTGGTGTTTTTCTTGAAAGATCTGGTGGAGCTTTCACTATGGCAGAGTCTATTTTGAAAATTACTGGAAAAAAGAATGTTCCACTTGCAATGGGAATTATAGGTTACATTGTTTCAATACCTGTCTTTTGTGATTCAGGATTTGTAATTCTATCACCGCTAAACAAAGCTATGAGTAAAAGAGCAAAAATTACCTTGGCAGTTAGTGCCATTACATTAAGTTTAGGTTTATATGCCACACATACTATGGTTCCACCAACACCTGGTCCAGTAGCTGCTGCAGGAATTTTAAATGCTGATCTTGGTATAGTTATTATTTGGGGTCTAATTGTTTCTATACCTTCTTTGATCGTTGGTTGGTTATTCGCTTTAAAGTTTGCTTCAAAAATACAAATTGATCCAGAACCTGATATGACGGAAGAAGAAATTTCAAATACAATGAAAGATGCTCCAAGTTCAAAAAAAGCATTCTTACCACTTATAGTACCTATTATTTTAATTGTTTTCAAATCAATTTCTGACTTTCCAACAAGACCTTTCGGAGACGGTGCGTTAAGAACTTTCTTTGGTTTTATAGGTCACCCTGTTACTGCTCTAATTATAGGCGTTCTTATAGCATTTTTACTTCCTAAAAAGCTAGAGAAAAACATGTTATCTGTCAATGGTTGGGTTGGAAAAGCTGTTTTAAATGCAGGTGTAATTATATTAATCACCGGTGCAGGTGGAGCATTTGGAAAAGTATTACAAAATTCAGGAATTGCAAGCGTTCTCGGAGAATCTCTTGCAAATGCAAAGCTTGGAATATGGCTTCCATTTTTAATCGCAGCAGCAATAAAGAGTGCTCAAGGTTCATCCACTGTAGCAATTATTACGACTGCTTCCCTTATGGCTCCTTTAATGGATCCTCTTGGGTTCACTGCACCTATCGCTAAAGCACTTGTTGTTGTTGCTATAGGTGCAGGATCAATGGTTGTATCTCATGCAAATGATAGCTATTTCTGGGTAGTAACACAATTTTCCAATATGGATGTCAAAACCGGATATAAACTACAAACCTTTGGAACATTGGTCGAGGGTTTAACCGCTGCTATAATAGTATGGCTTATAAGTATTCCTTTAATATGA
- a CDS encoding alpha/beta hydrolase has translation MNLFDLKSDIKTIDISQPVFLKGTNKKGVLLIHGFTGSPHDMLYLGKRLNEAGFSVSIPRLPGHGTSSEDFLRSTWKDWLRRVLDSYFDLSGICEEVYIAGLSMGGVLTLILSSIVNSPKIVTIAGAIMINDWKIILTPLISLFTKKLERKNVEKNYENKSLIYLADEYWSYNWPLQGKHLLKLINIAKKRLKYVKSDILILASEKDETVPLKAAHYIYKNVSSGTREIKIFKESGHVMTNDIEKEKVADEIIKWFNR, from the coding sequence ATGAATCTTTTTGATTTAAAAAGTGATATTAAAACAATAGACATCTCTCAACCCGTGTTTTTAAAAGGTACAAATAAAAAGGGAGTTTTATTAATTCACGGTTTTACCGGTAGTCCACATGACATGTTATATCTAGGTAAAAGACTAAACGAAGCAGGTTTTTCCGTTTCTATACCCAGGCTTCCCGGACATGGAACTTCCTCAGAAGATTTTTTAAGAAGTACTTGGAAAGATTGGTTACGAAGAGTTCTTGATTCTTATTTTGATCTTTCTGGAATCTGTGAAGAAGTATACATTGCTGGTCTTTCAATGGGAGGTGTTTTAACTTTAATTTTGTCTAGCATAGTCAATTCTCCAAAAATTGTTACAATAGCGGGCGCAATTATGATTAATGATTGGAAAATAATTTTAACACCTTTAATTTCTTTATTCACAAAAAAATTAGAGCGAAAAAATGTCGAAAAGAACTATGAAAATAAATCTCTTATCTATCTTGCTGATGAATACTGGTCTTACAACTGGCCTCTTCAAGGCAAGCATCTTTTAAAATTAATTAATATTGCTAAGAAAAGATTAAAATATGTGAAATCTGACATTCTAATTCTTGCCTCCGAAAAAGATGAAACAGTACCTTTGAAAGCAGCACATTATATCTATAAAAATGTTTCCTCAGGTACTAGAGAAATTAAAATATTTAAAGAATCGGGTCATGTTATGACAAATGACATTGAAAAAGAAAAAGTAGCAGATGAAATAATTAAATGGTTTAATCGATAG
- a CDS encoding alpha/beta hydrolase family protein codes for MLPFEYINSKISPQIIKKEKFNIIKFDAPYNPEVKESEKIILHEYLSKTPKANLIFLHGIGNGHILYLKWFAEKFKDFGINTYFLILPFHLNRAPDNWKGGELFYSASPRKCEVRFHQAVVDVRRTIDYIESISNFPVYIMGFSFGGMISTLSMAVDKRIKKGVLAFTGGNWRWINWYSPYTESIRIEYKTIKNEMGCYSEEYCAKMRGNPEKVISKFKEITDIFKYPVGCYHYDPMAFAKFVNQKVLMFTGLFDKVINKKSSDSLYKMLPNAKRIFIPAGHKSSYLFRKYVAWKTKNFLFS; via the coding sequence ATGTTACCTTTTGAATATATCAATAGCAAAATTTCTCCTCAGATAATAAAAAAAGAAAAATTTAATATAATAAAATTCGACGCTCCATATAACCCAGAAGTAAAGGAGTCAGAAAAGATCATTTTACATGAATATCTTTCAAAAACTCCAAAGGCCAATCTGATCTTCCTCCATGGGATAGGAAATGGACACATATTATATTTAAAGTGGTTTGCAGAAAAATTTAAAGATTTTGGCATTAATACATATTTTTTAATCCTTCCATTTCACTTAAATCGAGCTCCTGACAATTGGAAAGGTGGAGAATTATTCTACTCTGCTTCTCCCAGAAAATGTGAAGTTCGTTTCCACCAGGCAGTAGTTGATGTAAGAAGAACCATTGACTATATCGAATCAATATCGAATTTTCCTGTGTATATTATGGGATTTTCTTTTGGAGGAATGATTTCTACTCTTTCAATGGCCGTTGATAAAAGAATAAAAAAAGGAGTTTTAGCATTTACTGGAGGAAATTGGAGATGGATCAACTGGTATTCACCCTACACAGAAAGTATAAGAATTGAATACAAAACTATAAAAAACGAAATGGGATGTTATTCGGAAGAATATTGTGCTAAAATGCGCGGAAATCCAGAAAAAGTTATTTCAAAGTTTAAAGAAATAACTGATATTTTTAAATATCCTGTTGGATGTTATCATTATGATCCCATGGCTTTTGCTAAATTTGTCAATCAGAAAGTTCTTATGTTCACTGGACTCTTTGACAAAGTCATAAACAAAAAAAGCTCAGATAGCCTTTATAAAATGCTTCCAAACGCAAAAAGGATCTTCATACCAGCTGGTCACAAATCTTCCTATCTTTTCAGAAAATATGTTGCCTGGAAAACCAAGAATTTTCTTTTTTCATAA
- a CDS encoding FGGY-family carbohydrate kinase, whose translation MKELALSIDCGTQSLRAILFDEKGNLVDMERVKFNPPYFSKYPGWAEQDPELYWKSMIKAIRKLEDRNKKRFSKIIGVTVTTQRDTVVLVDENGKPVRPAILWVDQRKALKKNPLNFFENIGFVVINKKNTAIRAYRRSRPNWIKENEKDIWKKTHKFLLLSGYFLYKLTGQFIDSKASQIGHIPFDYKNQNWTKSKRHWRWRIFGVEVEKLPKLVGSCEKVGIISEKVAEETGIPKGIPIITSGSDKGCETIGVGCFNTDSASLSFGTTATVQTTSKRYFEVIPFIPPYPAVVPGYYNPEIEIFRGYWLISWFLKEFGITEMEKARKLGVSPEVLLEPLLNSVPPGSQGLVLHPMWTPGIDMPNAKGAIIGFGDVHTRAHVYRAIVEGINYALRDGLERIEKRGKVKVKKLMVSGGGSQSEKICQITANMFNLPVLKTQTHETAGLGAAICVFTGIGYYNSIFEAVKNMVTYSKTYEPQKDEVEIYEELYNKVYKKIYKSLKRINIEIKKITKYPDD comes from the coding sequence TTGAAAGAACTTGCTTTGAGCATAGATTGTGGAACACAAAGTCTAAGAGCAATTTTATTTGATGAAAAAGGAAATTTAGTGGATATGGAAAGAGTAAAATTTAATCCTCCGTATTTTTCAAAATATCCTGGGTGGGCCGAACAAGATCCAGAGCTTTATTGGAAATCAATGATAAAAGCTATTAGGAAATTGGAAGATAGAAATAAAAAAAGATTTAGCAAAATTATTGGTGTTACTGTAACAACTCAACGTGATACAGTTGTTTTAGTAGATGAAAATGGCAAGCCGGTTAGACCTGCTATTCTTTGGGTTGATCAAAGAAAGGCTCTTAAGAAAAATCCTTTAAATTTTTTTGAGAATATAGGTTTTGTTGTGATTAATAAAAAAAACACGGCAATTAGAGCATATAGACGGAGTAGACCAAACTGGATCAAAGAAAACGAGAAAGATATTTGGAAAAAAACACACAAATTTTTGTTACTTTCTGGTTATTTTTTATATAAACTTACGGGGCAATTTATTGATTCAAAGGCTTCACAGATCGGCCATATACCATTTGATTATAAGAACCAAAATTGGACAAAAAGTAAGCGACATTGGAGATGGAGAATTTTTGGTGTTGAAGTAGAAAAATTACCAAAATTAGTGGGCTCTTGTGAAAAAGTTGGTATTATTTCTGAAAAAGTGGCCGAAGAGACAGGAATTCCAAAAGGCATACCAATAATTACTTCAGGTTCTGACAAAGGTTGTGAAACAATAGGTGTAGGATGCTTTAATACTGATTCTGCAAGTTTGAGTTTTGGTACAACCGCAACTGTTCAAACGACTTCAAAAAGATATTTTGAAGTAATTCCTTTTATTCCGCCATATCCTGCTGTTGTACCAGGATATTATAACCCTGAAATAGAAATTTTTAGAGGATATTGGTTGATAAGTTGGTTTTTGAAAGAGTTTGGTATTACCGAAATGGAAAAAGCGAGGAAACTTGGTGTTTCACCGGAAGTTCTACTTGAACCATTGTTAAACAGTGTTCCCCCGGGTTCTCAAGGTCTTGTTTTGCATCCTATGTGGACACCTGGCATTGATATGCCAAACGCAAAAGGTGCAATAATTGGTTTTGGAGATGTTCATACAAGAGCACATGTATATAGAGCGATTGTTGAAGGTATAAATTATGCATTACGAGATGGTTTGGAACGAATAGAAAAGAGAGGGAAAGTAAAAGTAAAAAAGTTGATGGTGTCCGGAGGAGGTTCACAGAGCGAAAAAATATGTCAAATTACTGCAAATATGTTTAATTTACCTGTTCTTAAAACTCAAACTCATGAAACTGCAGGTTTAGGAGCAGCTATTTGTGTCTTTACGGGAATAGGTTACTATAACTCAATATTTGAAGCTGTGAAAAATATGGTGACTTATTCAAAAACTTATGAACCACAAAAAGATGAAGTGGAAATATACGAGGAACTTTATAATAAAGTGTATAAAAAAATCTATAAATCATTAAAAAGGATAAATATAGAAATTAAAAAAATCACAAAATATCCGGATGATTAA
- a CDS encoding iron-containing alcohol dehydrogenase: MWENKVDIFNVFELRCKTTCYFGVGAINKIADILDSLKEQGINNVIFVTDKVAYKITGAWDVIEPELKKRNFEYVIYEDVSPNPTTTQINEATKLAKEKGAKAVIGIGGGSPIDAAKSVAVLLEYTDKTAEELYEGKFIPTKAKPIIAINTTHGTGTEVDRFAVATILEKEYKPALAYDCIYPLYAIDDPQLMKTLPKNQTIFTSIDAVNHVTEAATTLVASPYSILLAKEAIRLISRYLPQAVAHPDDLTARYYLLYASTIAGISFDNGLLHFTHALEHPLSAVKPDLAHGLGLAMLLPAVVKHIYSAQPEVLADIYSPIVPGLKGVPGEAEKIAAGIENWLFNLGVTEKLEDMGFTENDIPKLVKLALETPSLGLLLSMAPIKADEKTIESIYRDSLKPYIYR; the protein is encoded by the coding sequence ATGTGGGAAAATAAAGTTGATATTTTTAATGTATTTGAATTAAGATGTAAAACCACCTGTTATTTTGGTGTAGGAGCTATCAATAAAATTGCTGATATCCTAGACTCTTTAAAAGAACAAGGTATCAACAACGTAATTTTTGTCACAGATAAAGTTGCATACAAAATCACAGGTGCATGGGATGTTATTGAACCAGAACTGAAAAAAAGAAATTTTGAATATGTAATTTACGAAGATGTTTCTCCAAACCCCACAACTACACAAATTAATGAAGCTACAAAATTGGCAAAAGAAAAAGGAGCAAAAGCAGTTATCGGAATAGGTGGAGGAAGCCCAATAGATGCAGCAAAAAGTGTTGCGGTTCTTTTAGAATATACAGATAAAACTGCAGAAGAACTTTATGAAGGAAAATTCATTCCAACAAAAGCAAAACCAATAATTGCCATAAATACTACACATGGGACAGGGACAGAAGTTGATAGATTTGCAGTTGCTACTATTCTTGAAAAAGAGTACAAGCCTGCGCTAGCATATGATTGCATTTACCCATTATATGCTATTGATGACCCTCAACTTATGAAAACACTTCCAAAAAATCAAACAATATTTACCTCCATCGATGCTGTTAATCACGTAACAGAAGCTGCTACTACATTAGTTGCAAGTCCTTATTCCATTCTTTTAGCAAAAGAAGCAATTAGACTAATTTCAAGATATCTTCCACAAGCAGTTGCACACCCAGATGATCTAACTGCAAGATATTATCTGCTTTATGCATCTACAATCGCTGGAATATCCTTTGATAACGGGCTTTTGCATTTCACACACGCTCTTGAACATCCATTAAGTGCTGTAAAACCTGATCTTGCTCATGGTCTTGGACTAGCTATGTTATTACCGGCTGTTGTAAAACATATTTATTCTGCACAACCCGAAGTACTTGCAGACATTTATTCTCCAATTGTTCCTGGATTAAAAGGTGTACCAGGTGAAGCTGAAAAAATTGCTGCAGGAATAGAAAATTGGTTATTTAATCTTGGTGTTACCGAAAAATTAGAAGATATGGGATTTACAGAAAATGATATACCAAAACTTGTTAAACTTGCTCTTGAAACTCCATCCTTAGGACTTCTATTAAGTATGGCTCCTATTAAAGCTGATGAAAAAACTATCGAATCAATTTACAGAGATTCCTTAAAGCCATACATTTATAGATAA
- a CDS encoding inorganic phosphate transporter gives MFLFLLPAIFFGWSLGANDAANIFGTAVSNRIIKYRVATIISAIFIVIGAVLGGAKGIETISSVSSTNIIMASISVLSAALTMTIMTYLGVPVSSSQAIVGSIIATGLIEGGVNWGIILKLISAWVGTPIGGMLFGFLAYKIFAIPFNKIKSIYVKERIILISTIIIGAYGAYSLGANNVANITGVFANEIGVEMAALIGGLSIAFGVLTYSYKVMMTVGTQIIELDYFSATIAVLGESITVWIYALLGIPVSTSQAIVGAVIGAGYARGSKLINKKIVLKIIGAWVNTPVSSGIITFLLYLLLKGVFKVNI, from the coding sequence ATGTTCTTGTTTCTCTTACCAGCAATCTTTTTTGGTTGGTCCCTAGGAGCTAATGATGCTGCAAATATTTTTGGAACAGCGGTGTCAAATAGAATCATTAAATACAGGGTGGCAACGATAATATCAGCCATCTTTATTGTCATTGGAGCAGTCCTTGGTGGGGCAAAAGGTATAGAAACAATAAGTAGTGTTTCAAGTACGAACATTATTATGGCATCCATATCTGTTTTATCTGCTGCTTTAACTATGACAATTATGACATATTTAGGTGTGCCTGTGTCTTCCTCTCAAGCAATTGTTGGTTCCATCATAGCAACGGGACTCATAGAAGGTGGAGTAAATTGGGGAATAATTTTAAAACTTATTTCTGCTTGGGTTGGTACGCCTATTGGAGGTATGCTTTTCGGATTCCTGGCGTATAAGATATTTGCTATTCCCTTTAATAAAATCAAATCAATCTATGTAAAAGAAAGGATTATTTTAATTAGTACGATAATAATAGGAGCGTATGGAGCGTATTCTCTTGGTGCAAATAATGTTGCAAACATAACCGGGGTTTTTGCAAATGAAATAGGAGTTGAAATGGCTGCATTGATTGGTGGCCTAAGTATAGCGTTTGGAGTTTTAACTTATAGTTATAAAGTTATGATGACAGTAGGCACTCAAATAATAGAATTAGATTATTTTTCTGCAACAATTGCTGTATTAGGAGAATCTATAACGGTTTGGATATACGCTTTACTTGGAATACCGGTATCTACATCTCAGGCAATTGTTGGAGCAGTTATAGGGGCTGGCTATGCAAGAGGTTCAAAGTTAATAAATAAAAAAATTGTTTTAAAAATAATTGGTGCCTGGGTTAATACACCTGTCTCTTCTGGAATTATAACTTTTCTGCTATACTTATTATTGAAAGGAGTTTTCAAAGTTAACATCTAG